The DNA region GGTTTGCGTGCCTCTGTTCTGTGAAGGAATCACTGAACGTGCTCTGTAAGTATGTCCTATTCATCTGCTGTTTGGgttcctgctgtcactgcagcagacaccAGCCTACAGCAGACACACTTTGCACCCGGACGCCATCACGGACAAAACAAGGAAGCCTCTTCACAGATACCACAGTCTGGGAGAGAGATACACGTATAATACAATCACACACTGGCCACAGGTACCGTATGCATGTAAACTCACAATGTAGTCTCATTTTCTCTAATTCTGAGTGTAAAACGCTGTCCGAAATTCATCAGACAATTGAAAAAgctatttattttaatgttttaagaCACAATATGTTTATAAAATTTTTATATGACTTTTTGGCTCCACACAGTGGAGATTGTCCTccagcctgctgtgtgtttcactgtgtattTCCACTGTGACAGGGGGAGGATGGAGAGTTCAATGGCTCACGGAGAGTGAGAGCAGGACTCAGCAGGTCTCACACAGGTAAAGTGACTCACAATTCAAGTCaaacaaatatacaaaaaaacaaaaacaaacacataataggCAAAATATGCAGTTTTTCCTTCAAGCTTCCAGCCTCTATCACAGAATGAGGTTCCACTCTTCTACTTTCTCTCAAGCTTTCAGTGCTCACTATAAGACATAGAGACGTATCATCACATTgtccctcatctctctcttcctcctgagcTTTGACCCTGAAAGCTAAGGTGTGACTATTCTGACTTTCTTGGCAGTGTGCTCTATAAGCCCAAGGCCCATCCTTCAGGACTCATTGGCCTCAGCTCAGACAGCACCAGCGGACCCAAAGTCTTCCGATGCCAGAGAGGACCAGATCTCTCCACAACACCAGGCACCTGTGGGAAGAGCCCCAAAGAAACAACTCAGCTTTGTTTTGGAGAATGAGAAGCAGCAATGAAGACAGActgtgagaaagacagacagacagagagagaatgaattcagtgtgttcagtcatTTGAAAATGGCTCCATAAAGTGATAAGTACCTCATGTTTATTTAGCCATAGAGTTGTGGGTTTCAGACTGGGTTGATGAAAGCTTTTTAGCAATTTCATGGATATCTTCCaattaaaactgttaaaattggttaaaaaaaaattcagtaaGTATTCtggttttcatcattttgagtGTTTGCCAGCTACAATAAAGCTTTCCTTAGCGCCATGTTTTAGCTCCTTAGCTCCATGTTTCACCTCATGAGCACCTTTGGTGGAGGGTTGAGGATCATTTGCATGTTGAGTctaatttattttcaaagtgGCTCTCCAAGTGTAACACCTACCTTAGAAATGCCTTGCAGTCATAAATGCTGATACTCGCTGTCCACATTATaagctcacacacaaaccaatcgtgcctctccttgtttcctttctAAATGCACAGCACACCCACTGGTAATTTGATGAGGACAGGCTCACTGCTTCCTAAAATAACTCCTGTCCCCCTGCTTGACCTCCTCAGTTACTGAAGCCTCTTTTCCCCACAGCTCCCAGCATGCCAGGGAGTGGCTGGGAGAGACTGTTTTCTTTAGGACTGGGGCTGGGCAGAGGGGTGCAGAGTGGACACcggagaggagctgaggagtgACTGGGGCGAGGACTGAAAGCTGAGGAGAAAGAGCACAGTGAGGGAGGTTTTAGGCTGGAGTTATGAGGGTGCTTCGTGTGGCCTTGGTTGGGGGGGTTTTGGGGGCATTAGGGACTCTGTGTTTCTTCCTAGCTTTTGGTACAGACTACTGGCTGGTGGCCAGGGACAACTGTGGGCCGTATACATGGCCGACGCAAACAACAGCATCAGGTGAAAAAGATGCCAATGGGACAGAGGTAGGACAGACACATCTGTGTGCATAATTGTCCATATTCactcacacaaatacatacagtgAATGCAAACCTTAGTGCTTGCTGTCAGAACTGGTCGGTGGTCTCCAACTaaacaaatgtatttaataATAGTCACAGCCGTACATTATTTTTATCACTGAAACATCACATGTGAGAACCACAAGAAGACCAATATGGAACATGAACAGATGCTGTGTAGACAGTGGTTTGCGCGCTATGCCACTACAAGATATTTAAAGAGGAACCAAAATAGTTGAGCCTTGCTCTTTTTTTGAAGCTGGGGGACTGAGGAGAAACAGATTTAAAAGAGAACTGATCAAATCAGTGTGACAGATGTCAACACATCCTGACTTGTAGCTTGATTTTAGTGACTTTTAGTATGGGCCAAGctccagaaacactgaatcttacacttcccataatgcagaTAATAGCTTCTTTTTGTCAGACCTTCTGTGTGGTCAGCGCCCACATCTTGGCTTTAACCTTCATGAGTCTCAGTTTGTAATGCAGGCTTTTGTTAACAAGACCAGCCATGCTGATGGCTTCATGAGGCTTTACagtgttttgagtgaaatgttaatgtcagcatgctaacatgccaaaaataaaaatgcgAACGTGCTGATGTCACGAAGGTAtaatattaacatttttcaaTGTCTTAGCTTAGTGTGTCAGCATGTTGACACTTGCTAAATAGCAGTAAACACATAGTACAGCTGAAGCTAATGGGAATGACATGAGCTCAAAGCATGGGATATTTCATGGCTATATGTTAGCCTCTGAGTGCCCAGGTGGTCTAGTGTTTAAGGTGCATTTCCAACCCTGTCAAGAAATTCTGTTTACGTACAACAaattttcaacaaaaacacattttgcaaGAAATATAAATGTGTTCACCAACGtaatttatttgctttctgcaAAAATATCCGATCTTGTAATTCAGTTTCCGCTTGCACTGACAGCTACATCATTAAACTGTTTCATGGTTATGTTTAGGTACTGACTGGGAAAGGTTGTCATCTGGTTTTATACAGAAAAAGCAGGCAGGGACTTAAGAAACAAGGTGTACATCAACAATCCAGCCAGTGATTCAACAGGGTTAGCAGTCCATataactgcaaaaaaaacaaaaacaaacaaaaaaccctggtgacgtcatcagggttattttctcagacatTGGCAAAGCTCCTGCAGAGCCATCATACGTTCCATTTCCACACTGTAATACTCACTAAACCAATCTGCATGTGTAAACTCAGTGGAGCGCCCCTTTTATTTTCCAGTTTGTTCTTCCATGCCACATTTGTGAGAAAGTTCACAAAAAGCAAAGGAAGGGATATATTTATAAAAGCTAATCCCCCGGTGAACTCCTCCCTAACATCACAGCACAGCGTCCttcatttgaaataaaagcCGATGATTAAAGATGCTGTGTGTTATTCAGCCCCATCAATCATATTTTTGACAAGCAAATGGAGAATATCACTCATGCGTGTTTCAGAAGTTCCCCTTGAAAACCCCACAGACGAGCAGGCCATAATCAGAACCACGTTTGGTGCTGTGGCACCACTGAAGTGCAGAATCATACGGAGCAGCCCTCAGAGAGGTGTTGacaaagcagacagaaacaaaggttCAGTCATCGTCAGACATGTCCacctctctgcttgtctgctgatgtcagcctgtctgttcTGTTCTCATTCAGATCCGGGTCGTGAAAGCCGTCACTGCTTCCCCTTCATCTTTCACTCTGCACCACGAGGGCTTCTTCTGGCgatgtgtgtttcaggtggagCCCACAGCACATGCAGTCCTGGCCACTCTCTTCAGTATGTAGGCCTTGAGGTGGCACGAAGTTTGTGTTGGGGCTTGTCCAATGTGGTTGCATGTCTCGTGCTCGGCAGTGCGGTCTGGTTGACATGCCAACAAGTGCAGGAAGGAAAAACGTCTATAATTTGAATATTTGACAGAAAATATACAGGAGGAGAGCAAGAAGATATGCTGGCATTTCCTTCAGTTCATGGAGTGCTTTTGGCTTCCTTCTGAATTTTGCTCCTGTGTGTTGTTTCTTATATTTGCTAACATTTTCTAACATACAGCAGGTAGATTCTTTTAAGCCTTAAATTGcttttactttgacattttccttttcatgtagCAAACCAGCCAGAATCCAAGGTCTGTGTCCATGGTTACCTCTTCCCTCTGCCTGTTGCACTCGGACAGGTGCCTCATCCAAATTATGATACTACAGCAGGTAACACACCCACTCACATACTTACAGGCAGGGGACAAActcaaggggaaaaaaatgagcaaataaatgaaataatgaggTAATCAAGTGGTTCCAcagtcatgtcatgtcatgtcatgtcatgtcatgtcatgtcatgtcatgtcatgtcatgtcatgtcatgtaacagtcagagtcagagtgaAGGCTTAACACCTACCAAGACACTCTTAATAAGGTGTAACTTCCTTGTCACATATCtgtatacacacagagacacacaagccACATGTATGTTTCACTTCGTCACACACATAAACCCACAGTTTGCATTCAGCCAATGAGAATAACAGTAAAATGAGATGAAACTCCCAAATCACCATTGAACAGCAGCTATGAGACGTGAGAAGCTGAAGGGTCATGGGTTCATCTGAAGGAGAATACAAATGACTTGGAAAAGGAATAAGTGCCAAGATGGTGTTCATATCTGGTCTTCATTACACATGCAAACCAGGGTCAGAGCTAgaattttagaaatactgaggtcacAGGTCAAAAAATTCCcagtgacacacatacacgtatatccacaaataaatgaatctaAATCTGGTGGAGCAGTACTCACAatcctttttatttaattctttATTACTTGCCCAAAAGTTGCCAAATTAgtctaaaaatactgaaaacaaaactaacaGCAAAGTTTTTCaggaataatttgacatgttgggaaatacacttgttcactttcttgccaagagttagatgacaAGACTTTTGTCACTATCGCATCTGTCTTCTAGATATGAAGCTAGGTGgtcgttagcttagcatgaagactgtgAGCAAGGGGAAACAGCTCGCCCAccgcctctaaagctcactgattaatgTGTTATACCTCATCTGTTTTGGTCACTGCACCAATTAAGAAATAGTCCAGCCCCCAGCTTCATAGTGTTTAATGGACAGGTATGAAAAGTCAGGCTATCAGCTACTCATTGAACTCTTGTCAGAGAAGCTAAGAAGCATCTCTCACAAAAGGTCAAACCATATTTTAAATTGTATAATGTCACACCCTCCAGGTTGCTAAAAAGCCCAAATTTGCAGAAAGTTTAATGACAATGTGACCACAGTGTCCTCAATGATAGCTCCAGCCCACTCACTTGCCATGCTACATACACAGCCTGGTAACTGCTCTGATGGTGGCccgtgtgtttttcctgcagtgtttcGGGGTTTCTGGACCGTGCTGATAATCCTTGGCCTGGTCGCAGCTCTAACTGGAGGCTTCCTCTTGGTCTGTGGTGTCCCCTTCATCAGCCACAGACTCTACAAGCTGGGCGGTGCTTTCCTCATCACAGCTGGTAAAATACAGTTTCTGAGCATGTGTGGAGCTCATTGCTATATTTACGTGCAATGTGAAATATGCTACCAGGGGGAATAGGTGAATGTACACAAGCACATGCTGCAGTCAGCTGTTCATACCTGTCACATGACAGACGCCAAGCAGCGGATGTCACTCTGCAGTACTGTTGCTAtaacaacagcagctttaaacactGATGCTGTGGTAACAGTAGAGATGAGTAGGAGCTGCATTCCTCTGGTGTTACTCTGATAGCCTGtatctgtctccccctgtctgatACTCTTTATATCACTCCACAGCCTGCCTGTTCCtgttcatgctgctgctctACGTACTGTGGATGGAGGTGGTAGAGGTGAAGCGCTACgtgctgcaggagagaggagaggtgtgtCCACACGCAGAGGTTTCAGTGCTCTACGGCCTGTCATTCATGGTGGCGGCTGCCGGCGTGCCCCTGGAGCTCATCTCTGGGTTGGTCTTCATGCTGGTGGGCCGTGCCTTGAGTGCCAGCAAGTGAGCCGGCCTGTAGGCGAAGAAAGGACTGACCTTTTTGTGTCCTGCAGCTGGGACTCAGCAGCACACTTGTGGGATATAAATACTGGCTGGAGGGACATGATCAATATTACAGCACCACCCTTTGGATTGCAAGTGGcatgcagtcagagacactGATTTGGTGTGTCAGTTTTCTATAACTTGCTTTGCTttatttctattaaaaaaaaacactaattaTTATGGAATGATAATACCACAGTAAATCTGTATTACAGTTGATGGAATTAATGTGGTGTGATATAGATGTGATAGTGACATTAAGGGGCAATATGCTTTATGATATGCCATGACTGAACATCATTGTCTGCGTATAAATCTTATTTCCATTCAGATACATTTTGCTGTCATTCTACAGATTGTTGTTACTATTAATGCTGCAAACGATGAGTCCATAGAGCGGAAGGTGAGAAACGTATGGGTGAACCAGCTGTGTCGCCTGTCCTGCTTTTGGCACATGATCAAAGGTGGAGCAGAGTGAGGAGGGAGGAATGACTGGATGGACTTGAGACAGAAATGGTAGGTTTTGGATGGAGGGTGGGGGTAGGGATGGATATGGGGCATAGAGGGAGAATTGATGCTTGGAGGGGGGCACGAGGGGGCTTTGAGAAATGAACAGCTGTTTGTGGGTTTGGTTGGTGTACAGCAGGCCGACCACCTGCCTCCTTCACCCCAATCACATTTCACTCCCTCATTGAAATCCTTATGCTTACCTCATACTATTATGTTTCTCTGCCCCACAGAAACTTTGAATTCAGAAACCCCCATCTCTCATAGATAGCCACACatccattacacacacacaaacttcttCAAACAGGAAGCACAGACTTGTGATTCTATCATAACTGCCACAATATTAGATCATCCTCCTTTTTCATTGGTCTGGATGGGAAACGTGTGGAAACAAGCGGGGGGGCTCTCAATCACAGATATCAGCTTTCATCTGCTCCTCAGTGGAGCAGGAGCGGTGGAGGGGGGGCATGTTTGCTTCAAAGAACCCACTGatcaaacacatacaaacacacactcaaagacacacacacacacagagacacacacgctgtgatCAAACTGTCCAGAACACACCAGTGTTAATTATTGAATATGTGACGCAGACACCGCTGATCCTAGATCTGACTTATGTAAGACTGTGTACTTCAGAGAGTTATGCTGTAATATAGACTCATAAGCTACAAGTTTACTGTGATGTCAGAGGTTGTGTGCTTTTTCGATTGTTATTGCTAATTTATCATGTGATTTTATTGAATATTGATGATATTTTCTGAAAATACGGCACATGTTTGACATGAACTATGTTGTGTCTCTGGAGGGACAGCTTTAATCTTTTCATTAAAGTTTCCATTTACTTATTTGTGTTTCAATAAGTGTTTCAGTTAAATGAGACCAAAAGTCTGTAAACCTTCATCTCTAGCAGCAGGAAGAATAACACCGCAGCTCTCAAGCTATGACACTGTTGGGTAAGTTCACACTTCACAAGAACAAGCTCACAGTTCAGTTCccacagattaaaatgaactagGTTATGTTCATACTTCACaatttttaaattttaacaGACCCAGAGTTCACAGTCTGCATCTGAATTGCCAGTTGCCTTAGTCATGCTGGTGTTCTATCAATACATGCTACCCATAAAGATACCCAACCCAAACCCTAACCTACTGTATGTAGGTTAGG from Chaetodon trifascialis isolate fChaTrf1 chromosome 5, fChaTrf1.hap1, whole genome shotgun sequence includes:
- the LOC139331789 gene encoding transmembrane protein 182-like, whose product is MRVLRVALVGGVLGALGTLCFFLAFGTDYWLVARDNCGPYTWPTQTTASGEKDANGTEIRVVKAVTASPSSFTLHHEGFFWRCVFQVEPTAHAVLATLFTNQPESKVCVHGYLFPLPVALGQVPHPNYDTTAVFRGFWTVLIILGLVAALTGGFLLVCGVPFISHRLYKLGGAFLITAACLFLFMLLLYVLWMEVVEVKRYVLQERGEVCPHAEVSVLYGLSFMVAAAGVPLELISGLVFMLVGRALSASK